A single genomic interval of Fibrobacter sp. UWB4 harbors:
- a CDS encoding type II toxin-antitoxin system YafQ family toxin, with product MVEKEPLYKIQWTSQYKKDIKRAKKRNYDMDELYSVILKLANNIPLEERYRDHALDGNWAGHRELHIRPDWLLIYQKRENILILELIRTGTHADLFDK from the coding sequence TTGGTAGAGAAAGAGCCTCTTTACAAAATCCAATGGACATCACAATATAAAAAGGACATCAAGCGAGCAAAAAAAAGAAACTACGACATGGATGAACTATATTCCGTCATATTAAAGCTCGCAAATAACATCCCTTTAGAAGAACGCTATCGAGACCACGCTCTTGACGGCAACTGGGCAGGACACAGAGAACTCCATATTCGCCCCGATTGGCTTCTGATTTACCAAAAAAGAGAAAACATACTTATCCTCGAATTAATCCGCACAGGCACTCACGCGGACTTATTCGACAAATAA
- a CDS encoding type II toxin-antitoxin system RelB/DinJ family antitoxin, which translates to MANLTITLDDEDKKGIAEFCEQVGMTISGLYNVFTKQVLREGRIPFEIGINTPNRETIKAMKEGDKIYEKFLKNPSKVKTYTVNEAIREMKSW; encoded by the coding sequence ATGGCAAATCTAACAATTACACTCGATGATGAAGACAAAAAAGGCATCGCGGAATTTTGCGAACAAGTGGGAATGACTATTTCAGGCCTCTATAACGTATTTACCAAGCAAGTATTACGCGAAGGTAGAATTCCTTTTGAAATTGGCATAAACACCCCTAATCGCGAGACAATCAAAGCAATGAAAGAAGGCGACAAAATCTACGAGAAATTTTTGAAAAATCCATCAAAAGTTAAAACCTATACCGTCAACGAAGCCATTCGGGAGATGAAATCTTGGTAG